The following proteins are co-located in the Manihot esculenta cultivar AM560-2 chromosome 7, M.esculenta_v8, whole genome shotgun sequence genome:
- the LOC110618886 gene encoding receptor-like protein kinase FERONIA produces the protein MPLVFLFIFCCIVPLSADELPLYIPSDNFAFDCSPSYPSSDFKSTFASEKSFSFSSVSRTYALDPHYRDGEPKISACVFRKQNTYPFSVSTGPKFVRLYFKPMAYPGLMLSKALFSVSIDRYRVLTTSEGSYSKLPSDVSYFVRELCINVDSQILNVTFTPSSKISGSYAFFNKIEIVSMPSNLYIREDAPLPLIGQPSSYVMDNSTALELMYRINIGGELIPQPEDTGMFRLWTSDADYFVSDEAETSIIQSDVEIKSSSLGPAFAAPVQVYASARTVQGGSASNYSSRWSFPVDFGFYYLVRLHFCEISRRIQSEGQRVFRVYISNQSAEEHADIFHWSHGAGIPIFRDYIVNFSRPGDGIKYLSIATASDYGSYEGEGPILNGLEIFKLSDHFNNLAGNYPFGVRNSHLNVSDSKDHSSDDRVFTGVAYVLGWSVLVMNILFCFSLVVSNFKGHREKLKQGQSSNNCRIFSVAEIKSATNNFADTLLIGTGGFGMVYKGTIDGGTINVAIKRANPSSHQGFKEFQTEISMLSELRHSHLVSLIGYSMEDKEMILVYDYMARGTLRDHLYKSQKPPLPWKQRLKICIGAARGLHYLHTGAKGVIIHRDIKSTNILLDDKWVAKVSDFGLSKAGSSSLTQSKTKTHVSTMVKGTFGYLDPEYYRRQKLTEKSDVYSFGVVLFEILCARPAVLPMGEIEEEEEYEKASLAEWALHCCQMGTIEREIDPYLEGKIDPECFRIFTDIAKKCLAEKGIERPSMGDVLCNLELAMQKQNAADLLVEMGTKEAKMKLNGEACIEIEEGQCISSYNSN, from the coding sequence ATGCCTCTTGTTTTCTTGTTCATTTTCTGTTGCATAGTACCTCTCTCTGCTGATGAGCTACCTCTTTATATCCCTTCAGATAACTTTGCATTTGATTGTTCTCCATCATACCCATCTTCTGATTTCAAATCAACTTTTGCCAGTGAAAAAAGTTTCAGTTTTTCATCAGTGTCAAGAACATATGCCTTAGATCCGCACTACCGTGATGGAGAACCAAAAATTTCTGCTTgcgttttcagaaaacagaacaCTTACCCATTTTCTGTCTCCACTGGCCCCAAGTTTGTTCGCCTTTACTTTAAACCAATGGCGTATCCAGGACTGATGTTGTCAAAGGCATTGTTCTCTGTGAGCATTGATCGGTACAGAGTTCTAACCACTTCTGAAGGGTCGTATTCCAAGCTCCCCTCAGATGTTAGTTATTTTGTAAGAGAACTCTGTATCAACGTAGACAGCCAAATCTTAAATGTGACTTTCACTCCATCTTCCAAGATTTCAGGTTCCTATGCTTTCTTCAACAAGATTGAAATCGTCTCCATGCCTTCAAATCTTTACATCCGAGAAGATGCTCCACTCCCTCTCATTGGGCAGCCTTCTAGTTATGTTATGGATAACTCCACAGCCCTTGAGTTGATGTACCGGATTAACATAGGAGGGGAGTTGATCCCTCAGCCAGAAGATACTGGCATGTTTCGCCTGTGGACAAGTGATGCAGATTATTTTGTAAGTGATGAAGCTGAGACGAGCATTATTCAATCAGATGTTGAAATAAAGTCAAGCTCATTGGGACCTGCATTTGCTGCTCCAGTCCAAGTTTACGCATCTGCTCGGACAGTTCAGGGTGGGTCTGCAAGCAACTATAGCTCTAGATGGTCGTTTCCTGTTGATTTTGGCTTCTATTACCTTGTCAGGCTTCATTTCTGTGAGATTTCAAGGAGGATTCAGAGCGAAGGACAAAGAGTGTTTCGTGTTTATATCAGTAATCAAAGTGCTGAAGAACATGCTGATATTTTTCATTGGAGCCATGGAGCTGGAATTCCCATTTTCAGAGACTATATCGTCAACTTTTCTAGACCAGGAGACGGTATAAAGTATCTATCAATAGCAACAGCAAGTGACTATGGATCATATGAAGGAGAGGGTCCGATATTAAATGGGTTGGAAATCTTCAAGTTGTCTGACCATTTTAACAATCTAGCAGGAAACTATCCATTTGGGGTAAGAAATTCGCATCTGAATGTTTCAGATTCCAAAGATCATTCTTCAGATGACCGTGTTTTTACAGGTGTAGCCTATGTTCTTGGATGGAGTGTTCTGGTGATGAACATTCTATTCTGTTTTTCTTTAGTAGTTTCAAATTTTAAGGGGCATAGAGAAAAACTTAAGCAAGGACAATCATCGAACAATTGTCGGATCTTCTCAGTTGCTGAGATAAAGTCAGCAACCAACAATTTTGCAGACACTCTACTCATTGGCACTGGAGGTTTTGGGATGGTCTACAAAGGGACCATCGATGGTGGCACCATAAATGTTGCTATAAAACGTGCCAATCCAAGTTCACACCAAGGTTTCAAAGAGTTCCAAACTGAAATATCAATGCTTTCAGAGTTAAGGCACTCCCACCTAGTATCTCTGATTGGGTATTCAATGGAGGACAAGGAAATGATTCTTGTTTATGATTACATGGCTCGAGGGACACTACGCGATCACCTCTACAAGAGCCAGAAGCCTCCACTTCCATGGAAGCAAAGGCTCAAGATTTGCATTGGAGCAGCACGAGGACTACACTACCTGCACACAGGTGCAAAGGGGGTTATCATCCATCGAGACATCAAGAGCACCAACATATTGTTAGATGATAAATGGGTCGCCAAGGTTTCAGATTTCGGGTTATCAAAAGCAGGCTCGAGCTCATTGACACAGTCTAAGACTAAGACCCATGTTTCAACAATGGTGAAGGGTACCTTTGGTTACCTAGATCCTGAATATTATCGACGACAAAAGCTGACAGAAAAATCAGATGTCTATTCATTTGGAGTTGTACTGTTTGAGATTCTATGTGCTAGGCCTGCCGTGCTGCCGATGGGAGAaatagaagaggaagaagagtaTGAGAAAGCAAGTTTGGCAGAATGGGCATTGCATTGCTGTCAAATGGGAACCATTGAACGGGAGATTGATCCATATCTGGAGGGAAAGATTGATCCTGAATGCTTCAGGATTTTCACTGATATAGCAAAGAAATGTTTGGCAGAAAAGGGAATTGAAAGGCCATCCATGGGAGATGTGTTGTGCAATTTGGAGCTGGCAATGCAGAAGCAAAATGCTGCTGATTTGCTGGTAGAAATGGGGACAAAAGAGGCCAAGATGAAGTTGAACGGTGAAGCTtgtattgaaattgaagagggaCAATGTATTTCCTCTTATAATTCGAATTGA
- the LOC110619594 gene encoding oligopeptide transporter 4, with the protein MGTLELQTPYPSNTSPGNGNSNGNITKRPDPEKPINELEDDDVSPIEEVRLTVTNTDDPSLPVWTFRMWFLGLLSCGLLSFLNQFFSYRTEPLIITQITVQVATLPVGHFLAAVLPKTKFRIPGLGSKMFSLNPGPFNMKEHVLISIFANAGSAFGNGSAYAVGIVTIIKAFYKRKISFLAGWILIVTTQVLGYGWAGLLRKYVVEPAHMWWPGTLVQVSLFRALHEKDEKDGRMTRAKFFVIALVCSFSWYVVPGYLFTTLTSISWVCWVFSKSVTAQQLGSGMRGLGLGALTLDWSAVASFLFSPLISPFFAIVNVLLGYVLIIYIAIPIAYWGLDLYSAHKFPIFSSHLFTSQGKKYDISAIVNDKFELDLPKYEEQGRIHLSMFFALTYGFGFATIASTLTHVALFYGREIYERYRASYKGKEDIHTKLMKRYKDIPSWWFHVLLAVTLAVSLVLCIVLNDQVQMPWWGLLFASAMAFFFTLPISIITATTNQTPGLNIITEYVMGIIYPGRPIANVCFKTYGYMSMAQAVSFLNDFKLGHYMKIPPRSMFLVQFIGTMLAGTINLAVAWWLLNSINNICQDDLLPPDSPWTCPGDRVFFDASVIWGLVGPKRIFGSLGNYQAMNWFFLGGAAGPVIVYLLHKTFPKQSWIPLINLPVLLGSTGMMPPATAVNYNSWIIVGTIFNFFVFRYRKQWWQRYNYILSAALDAGVAFMAVALYFAVGIENRSLTWWGTNGEHCDLATCPTAKGIAVDGCPVN; encoded by the exons ATGGGGACTCTAGAGCTGCAAACACCATACCCCTCCAACACCTCCCCCGGCAACGGCAACAGCAACGGCAACATCACTAAACGACCAGACCCAGAAAAACCCATCAATGAACTTGAAGACGACGATGTTTCCCCCATTGAGGAGGTCCGCCTAACCGTTACGAACACCGACGACCCGAGCCTCCCTGTATGGACATTCAGGATGTGGTTTTTGGGTTTGCTCTCTTGTGGGCTTCTCTCATTCCTCAACCAATTCTTTTCTTACAGAACAGAGCCTCTTATCATCACCCAAATCACCGTACAAGTTGCTACACTTCCCGTCGGCCATTTCTTGGCTGCTGTGCTTCCTAAAACGAAGTTTCGGATCCCTGGACTCGGGTCGAAAATGTTTTCGTTGAACCCGGGTCCATTTAACATGAAAGAGCACGTACTCATCTCTATATTTGCAAACGCTGGAAGTGCATTTGGAAATGGATCTGCTTATGCAGTCGGAATTGTTACTATCATCAAAGCATTTTACAAGAGGAAAATTTCATTCTTGGCTGGTTGGATTCTCATCGTTACTACCCAG GTGTTAGGATATGGATGGGCAGGGCTGCTGAGGAAGTATGTGGTAGAGCCTGCCCATATGTGGTGGCCTGGCACTCTTGTTCAGGTCTCCCTCTTCAG GGCTTTGCACGAGAAAGATGAAAAAGATGGACGCATGACAAGGGCTAAGTTCTTCGTGATTGCACTAGTTTGCAGCTTTTCCTGGTATGTAGTTCCAGGATACTTATTCACAACACTTACAAGCATTTCATGGGTTTGCTGGGTGTTTTCAAAGTCAGTAACAGCTCAGCAACTCGGCTCAGGCATGAGAGGACTCGGACTCGGAGCTTTAACTCTCGACTGGTCTGCTGTGGCATCTTTCTTGTTCAGCCCCCTCATTAGCCCTTTCTTTGCCATTGTCAATGTTCTTCTGGGATATGTATTGATAATCTACATTGCCATTCCCATTGCTTACTGGGGACTAGACCTTTACAGTGCACACAAATTTCCCATATTCTCTTCCCACTTGTTTACATCCCAAGGCAAGAAGTATGATATATCGGCTATTGTTAATGACAAGTTCGAGCTAGATCTGCCGAAGTACGAGGAGCAAGGGCGTATTCATTTGAGCATGTTTTTTGCTCTTACTTATGGCTTTGGTTTCGCAACCATTGCGTCGACGCTTACGCATGTAGCCTTGTTCTATGGAAGGGAGATATACGAGAGATATCGAGCTTCTTACAAGGGCAAGGAGGATATTCATACTAAATTGATGAAAAGATACAAAGACATACCTTCCTGGTGGTTTCACGTATTGCTGGCTGTTACGCTTGCAGTTTCGCTTGTTCTCTGCATTGTCTTGAATGATCAGGTTCAGATGCCATGGTGGGGACTCCTTTTTGCCAGCGCAATGGCTTTCTTCTTCACGCTTCCAATCAGCATAATAACTGCCACTACAAACCAG ACACCAGGCTTAAACATAATCACAGAGTATGTCATGGGCATCATATATCCAGGAAGACCAATAGCTAATGTCTGCTTCAAAACCTATGGTTATATGAGCATGGCTCAGGCTGTCTCCTTTCTCAACGATTTCAAGCTTGGACACTACATGAAGATCCCTCCAAGATCAATGTTCTTGGTTCAG TTCATCGGAACAATGCTTGCTGGAACCATCAACCTTGCAGTAGCATGGTGGCTGCTAAACTCCATTAACAACATATGCCAAGATGATCTGCTTCCACCTGACAGTCCATGGACATGCCCCGGCGACAGAGTCTTCTTCGACGCATCTGTCATATGGGGTTTGGTGGGACCTAAACGAATATTCGGCAGCCTTGGAAACTACCAAGCCATGAACTGGTTCTTCCTCGGAGGTGCAGCAGGGCCAGTCATAGTTTATCTATTACACAAAACATTCCCAAAGCAATCTTGGATTCCCCTCATTAACCTCCCAGTTCTTCTAGGATCAACAGGAATGATGCCTCCAGCAACAGCAGTGAACTACAATTCTTGGATCATAGTCGGAACAATCTTTAACTTCTTCGTTTTTCGCTACCGGAAACAATGGTGGCAAAGGTATAATTACATTCTTTCAGCAGCATTGGATGCAGGGGTGGCTTTCATGGCAGTGGCATTGTACTTTGCAGTGGGGATAGAGAACAGAAGTTTAACTTGGTGGGGAACTAATGGTGAGCACTGTGATTTAGCAACTTGTCCGACAGCCAAAGGCATTGCGGTTGATGGTTGTCCTGTGAACTAA
- the LOC110619698 gene encoding zinc transport protein ZntB translates to MNLARERTMRDGYAEEMDRELSAEIPLMSTPFYRSRFSGMVRKRAYIFDGFGNYYNKEWDLAEGRDNEFCWYHVELPKTNQKLSQSAQWLIDVLCPPLKLQDILSLVSNGPYCNYVDGALVFRVNSPGPPSSDFTFRLATRVTENSVITVSLGRVPRLGFSPMSESLLSEIPSVETPTHQEGEETDQGGIVIKEHVLEFLLTMNHSEEGDNPVPRTVSNLVAHIIDTHVDHLQDVVTKLEIELDAVEIELDKGSFTLKKQMLDDRRFPKMHLNLQRLLQVIAHGEQVFPRVKEKCSFKRWFAHEDINSIEELIGQLRRLKENVGFIANRVTAIQAGLDSWQSEQINKKLYYLSFVSIVFLPLSIITGVFGMNVGGVPWTGQDDPELQDGFQNVMLLCLVMLVLLLMCFLFPSVFGCLASWKGRLAVKRSWSFNRKSFLYRTDGDSERGGYLRI, encoded by the exons ATGAATCTAGCTAGGGAACGTACAATGAGAGATGGCTATGCAGAGGAAATGGACAGAGAACTCTCTGCGGAGATTCCCCTTATGAGTACCCCCTTCTATCGATCCCGGTTTTCAGGCATGGTGAGAAAAAGAGCCTATATATTTGATGGTTTTGGAAACTATTACAACAAAGAATGGGATCTTGCTGAAGGTAGAGATAATGAATTCTGTTGGTACCATGTAGAACTTCCAAAAACTAATCAGAAACTTTCACAATCTGCGCAATGGCTCATTGATGTTCTTTGCCCTCCTTTGAAACTTCAAGACATTTTGTCACTAGTTAGCAATGGACCATATTGTAATTATGTTGATGGGGCACTTGTGTTTAGAGTTAATTCTCCTGGTCCTCCTTCTAGTGATTTTACATTTAGATTAGCTACTAGAGTTACTGAGAATTCAGTAATTACCGTGTCATTAGGCCGTGTTCCAAGATTGGGTTTCTCACCAATGAGTGAGTCTCTACTCTCTGAGATTCCTAGTGTGGAGACTCCCACTCACCAGGAGGGGGAGGAAACGGATCAGGGTGGAATTGTGATTAAGGAGCATGTTCTTGAGTTCTTACTAACAATGAACCACTCCGAGGAGGGTGATAATCCTGTACCAAGAACTGTCTCAAACCTTGTTGCTCACATAATCGACACACATGTAGATCACCTTCAAGATGTTGTGACTAAACTAGAGATAGAGTTAGATGCTGTGGAGATCGAACTTGACAAAG GTAGTTTTACTTTGAAGAAGCAAATGCTAGATGATAGAAGATTCCCCAAAATGCATCTGAATCTTCAGCGTCTGCTGCAG GTGATTGCACATGGGGAGCAAGTATTTCCACGTGTGAAAGAAAAATGCTCTTTTAAAAGATGGTTTGCCCATGAAGACATTAATTCCATAGAAGAGTTAATTGGACAATTGAGGAGGCTAAAAGAGAATGTGGGATTTATTGCAAATCGAGTTACAGCAATTCAGGCAGGTCTGGATAGCTGGCAGTCcgagcaaataaataaaaaactgtaCTATCTTTCATTCGTTTCGATTGTGTTCCTTCCACTGTCTATAATTACTGGAG TGTTTGGCATGAATGTGGGAGGAGTTCCATGGACAGGGCAAGATGATCCAGAGTTGCAAGATGGATTCCAAAATGTAATgctgctatgtctggttatgcTAGTTCTCCTGCTCATGTGTTTCCTTTTCCCTTCAGTTTTCGGCTGTTTAGCTTCCTGGAAGGGTAGATTGGCTGTAAAAAGAAGCTGGTCCTTCAACAGGAAGTCATTTCTCTACAGAACTGATGGAGATTCAGAAAGAGGTGGTTATCTTCGCATTTGA
- the LOC110619268 gene encoding heat shock 70 kDa protein, mitochondrial, with translation MATAALIRSLRRRDVASAPISAYKCLTGNLKPSWAPSNVSNGWASLSRAFSAKPAGNDVIGIDLGTTNSCVAVMEGKNPKVIENSEGSRTTPSVVAFNQKGELLVGTPAKRQAVTNPTNTVFGTKRLIGRKFDDPQTQKEMKMVPYKIVRAPNGDAWVEANGQQYSPSQIGAFVLTKMKETAEAYLGKTVTKAVITVPAYFNDAQRQATKDAGRISGLDVQRIINEPTAAALSYGMNNKEGLIAVFDLGGGTFDVSILEISNGVFEVKATNGDTFLGGEDFDNALLEFLVSEFKRTESIDLTKDRLALQRLREAAEKAKIELSSTAQTEINLPFITADASGAKHLNITLTRSKFETLVNHLIERTRNPCKNCLKDAGISTKDVDEVLLVGGMTRVPKVQEIVAEIFGKSPSKGVNPDEAVAMGAAIQGGILRGDVKELLLLDVTPLSLGIETLGGIFTRLINRNTTIPTKKSQVFSTAADNQTQVGIKVLQGEREMASDNKLLGEFELMGIPPAPRGMPQIEVTFDIDANGIVTVSAKDKSTGKEQQITIRSSGGLSEDEIEKMVKEAEQFAQKDQERKALIDIKNSADTTIYSIEKSLDEYREKIPAEVAKEIEDAVADLRKAMAGDNIEEIKSKLDSANKAVSKIGEHMSKGSGGDSASGGSQGGEQTPEAEYEEVKK, from the exons ATGGCCACCGCTGCTCTCATCCGCTCCTTGCGACGTCGGGACGTAGCCTCCGCCCCTATTTCTGCTTACAAATGT TTGACTGGCAATTTGAAACCATCATGGGCCCCTTCTAACGTCAGTAATGGTTGGGCAAGTTTGTCGAGAGCTTTCAG TGCAAAACCAGCTGGAAATGATGTTATTGGTATTGACTTGGGTACCACTAATTCATGTGTGGCTGTCATGGAGGGGAAG AATCCCAAAGTCATTGAAAATTCTGAAGGATCTAGGACCACCCCTTCAGTGGTTGCCTTCAACCAGAAGGGGGAGCTACTTGTGGGTACTCCAGCAAAGCGACAAGCTGTGACCAATCCAACCAACACGGTTTTTGGAACTAAGCGTTTAATTGGTAGGAAGTTTGATGATCCGCAGACCCAGAAAGAGATGAAAATGGTTCCATACAAGATTGTAAGGGCACCAAATGGAGATGCATGGGTTGAGGCCAACGGGCAGCAGTATTCCCCTAGTCAGATTGGTGCCTTCGTTTTGACGAAGATGAAAGAAACTGCTGAGGCTTACCTTGGAAAGACTGTTACAAAAGCTGTTATCACTGTGCCAGCCTATTTCAATGATGCTCAAAGGCAGGCAACAAAGGATGCTGGGAGAATTTCTGGCCTTGATGTGCAGAGAATCATTAATGAGCCCACTGCTGCTGCACTATCCTATGGAATGAACAACAAGGAGGGTCTAATAGCAGTTTTTGACCTTGGCGGTGGAACATTTGATGTTTCAATCTTAGAGATATCTAATGGTGTCTTTGAG GTGAAAGCAACAAATGGTGACACATTCTTGGGAGGAGAGGACTTTGATAATGCACTGCTGGAGTTCTTAGTGAGTGAATTCAAGAGAACTGAGAGCATTGATCTCACAAAAGACAGGCTGGCTTTGCAGAGGCTTAGAGAAGCAGCAGAAAAGGCTAAGATAGAGCTCTCATCAACAGCCCAGACTGAAATCAACTTGCCATTTATTACAGCTGATGCATCTGGTGCAAAGCATCTAAACATTACTCTTACCAGATCCAAATTTGAAACTTTGGTAAATCACTTGATTGAGAGGACCAGGAATCCATGCAAGAACTGTTTGAAGGATGCAGGTATATCCACCAAGGATGTTGATGAGGTCCTTCTTGTTGGAGGAATGACTCGTGTGCCCAAGGTTCAAGAAATTGTAGCAGAGATCTTTGGAAAGAGCCCGAGCAAAGGAGTAAATCCTGATGAAGCAGTTGCTATGGGAGCAGCAATTCAGGGTGGTATTCTTCGTGGAGATGTCAAAGAGTTGCTGCTCCTGGATGTCACTCCTCTATCTCTTGGTATTGAGACTCTTGGTGGGATATTCACGAGGTTGATCAATAGGAATACAACAATTCCTACAAAGAAGAGTCAG GTCTTCTCTACGGCAGCTGATAATCAGACTCAGGTTGGTATCAAGGTGCTCCAAGGTGAGCGAGAAATGGCATCTGACAACAAGCTCTTGGGAGAGTTTGAACTCATGGGTATTCCACCGGCACCTAGGGGTATGCCTCAGATTGAGGTGACATTTGATATCGATGCTAATGGTATTGTCACAGTCTCTGCCAAGGACAAATCCACTGGAAAAGAACAACAGATCACCATCCGATCATCTGGTGGCCTTTCAGAAGATGAAATTGAGAAGATGGTCAAGGAGGCTGAGCAATTTGCACAGAAAGATCAGGAAAGAAAGGCTTTGATTGACATAAAAAATAGTGCAGACACCACTATCTACAGCATTGAGAAGAGTCTGGATGAGTATAGGGAAAAGATTCCTGCTGAAGTTGCAAAGGAGATCGAGGATGCTGTTGCAGACTTGAGGAAGGCAATGGCTGGAGATAATATTGAAGAGATCAAATCCAAACTTGATTCTGCAAACAAAGCTGTGTCAAAGATTGGAGAGCATATGTCCAAGGGCAGTGGCGGGGACAGTGCATCTGGAGGTTCCCAGGGTGGCGAACAGACTCCCGAGGCAGAGTATGAAGAGGTGAAGAAGTGA